The proteins below come from a single Roseiflexus sp. RS-1 genomic window:
- a CDS encoding hydroxymethylglutaryl-CoA lyase, whose translation MNALPRFPDHVSIREVGPRDGLQNEDVILTTTQKVQLIDRLADTGLTLIEVGAFVRPANVPQMADTADVFAAISRRPGVVYSAIVPNAIGARRAVAAQADALQVFLSASESHNRSNVNMSIEQSLAQAADIAAIAREAGVCFEAVVSVAFGCPFEGDVPLDRVMDLTARLFDLGAEQVTFGDTTGMGHPALVRDLVLAFYERFPQAHPRLHLHSARGAGLANVLMALSLGVDRFDASVGGIGGCPFAPGAPGNICTEDLVHMLHEMGISTGIRLPALLDVARMLEGMLGRTVPGQTIKAGICKHLPPDGAPRR comes from the coding sequence ATGAACGCTCTTCCTCGCTTTCCCGATCATGTATCCATCCGCGAAGTCGGTCCGCGCGATGGCCTGCAAAATGAGGATGTCATCCTCACCACTACCCAGAAAGTTCAGTTGATCGACCGTCTCGCCGACACGGGGTTGACCCTGATCGAAGTCGGCGCATTTGTTCGTCCCGCCAACGTGCCGCAGATGGCGGATACGGCGGATGTCTTCGCGGCGATCTCCCGTCGTCCCGGCGTTGTTTACAGCGCTATCGTTCCCAATGCCATCGGTGCGCGACGGGCTGTTGCAGCGCAGGCGGATGCGCTCCAGGTCTTTCTCAGCGCCAGTGAAAGCCATAACCGCAGCAATGTCAATATGTCGATTGAGCAATCGCTGGCACAGGCTGCCGACATCGCGGCTATCGCCCGTGAAGCAGGCGTGTGTTTCGAGGCGGTAGTGTCGGTTGCATTCGGGTGCCCGTTCGAGGGGGATGTGCCGCTGGATCGAGTCATGGATCTGACAGCGCGCCTGTTTGATCTGGGCGCCGAACAGGTGACGTTCGGCGATACGACCGGCATGGGGCATCCGGCGCTGGTGCGCGATCTGGTTCTGGCGTTCTATGAGCGCTTCCCGCAGGCGCATCCTCGTCTGCATCTCCATAGCGCTCGCGGTGCAGGATTGGCAAATGTGCTCATGGCGCTGTCGCTTGGAGTAGACCGGTTCGATGCCAGTGTCGGCGGGATCGGCGGTTGCCCGTTTGCACCGGGCGCACCCGGCAATATCTGCACCGAAGACCTGGTGCACATGCTCCACGAGATGGGTATCTCGACCGGTATTCGCCTGCCAGCGCTGCTCGACGTTGCGCGTATGCTCGAAGGGATGCTGGGGCGCACGGTGCCGGGGCAGACGATCAAAGCTGGCATCTGCAAGCATTTGCCGCCGGATGGCGCACCGCGTCGGTGA
- a CDS encoding response regulator transcription factor produces the protein MKQPAKILVVDDERSVRIMLETALRAHGYRVETAENGATARMRLGGEEFDLLLLDLQLGDVDGIEILREVKEQSPATEVILLTAHGSINSAIAALRYGAFDYLLKPAQITEIRERVERALHHRRVNLQRTELLQRISESARALGLIEGGGNPVPAPTASNDYLTVGPLVLDLRRHAAYLGEHTLTLTRTEFALLTALAQNPDTALSYTTLSEAVYGRAQAEEEARSLLRPHIARLRQKLDATRTPGIALVSIRSMGYMLQTEDAPAPGSAL, from the coding sequence ATGAAGCAACCGGCGAAAATCCTGGTCGTTGACGATGAACGTTCGGTGCGTATCATGCTCGAAACGGCGCTCCGCGCCCATGGATATCGGGTTGAGACGGCGGAGAACGGCGCTACTGCCCGCATGCGCCTTGGCGGAGAAGAGTTCGATCTGCTGTTGCTTGATCTGCAATTAGGCGATGTCGATGGCATTGAGATCCTGCGTGAAGTGAAGGAACAGTCGCCTGCAACCGAGGTTATCCTTCTGACAGCGCATGGTTCGATCAATAGTGCGATAGCAGCACTACGCTATGGCGCTTTTGATTATCTGCTCAAGCCGGCGCAGATCACGGAGATTCGTGAACGGGTTGAACGCGCGCTGCACCATCGTCGGGTCAATCTCCAGCGCACGGAACTGCTCCAGCGCATCAGTGAGAGCGCCCGCGCGCTCGGTTTGATCGAGGGCGGCGGCAATCCGGTTCCTGCGCCGACCGCTTCGAACGATTATCTGACCGTGGGTCCGCTGGTGCTCGACTTGCGGCGTCACGCTGCGTATCTTGGCGAACATACGCTCACGCTCACCCGCACAGAGTTTGCATTGCTGACGGCGCTGGCGCAGAATCCCGATACGGCGCTCAGTTACACGACCCTCTCCGAGGCGGTGTATGGACGCGCACAGGCGGAAGAAGAGGCGCGTTCGCTGCTCCGCCCGCATATTGCACGGCTCCGGCAGAAACTCGATGCAACCAGAACGCCGGGCATTGCGCTGGTCAGCATTCGCAGCATGGGGTACATGCTGCAAACGGAGGATGCGCCAGCACCCGGATCGGCGCTCTGA
- a CDS encoding DNRLRE domain-containing protein — translation MFNQPRTRTTGIIRRIARLIGIVILAMVTTASLSPLAGYAEQGDTSAGTTIYLPLVAKASCSADLPRINAPRFSGAIPFAQTAIAWFGKVSPTQNYTDIRVGYNANELYVYLAIFDRHLWYDDNPTPQTLTQWDAVTLLLDTSGGAVLSPASWKIVAQLYGDPSPQRRAVYRGSATGWQATSISFNAVPGWRGNALNDNSDTDRGWAMGFTIPFSSLGLSSAPLDGTSWRMAVIVHDRDTRAGPPIGDQFWPPQGSLDSPGCWGVLNFGLPSYQSNVTPTGSVTIRRPTERSPLVPDADVGGAITNQCPGDENHIWNEWGNRNYGRAPDFNIQNQSDIADWPCFAKYYVTFPLDSIPPGKVIVSATLTLHQFGNSGGMDVAKPSWIQVLTAAGDWSEDTITWNNAPIAYENVGGSWVNPTTLTGWPGTPRTWDVSYAVARAYARGEPLRLILYSADSDYHSGKYFVSSDTGDWNIAGRPRLDVRWGEAR, via the coding sequence ATGTTCAACCAACCACGCACCCGAACGACCGGCATCATCCGTCGGATCGCCAGACTGATCGGAATTGTCATCCTGGCGATGGTCACAACTGCCAGTCTCTCGCCGTTGGCGGGATACGCCGAACAGGGCGACACCAGCGCAGGTACAACGATCTACCTTCCGCTGGTGGCCAAAGCGAGTTGCTCGGCGGATCTCCCGCGCATCAACGCGCCTCGATTCAGCGGCGCCATTCCTTTCGCGCAGACCGCTATCGCCTGGTTTGGCAAAGTTTCACCAACACAGAACTACACCGACATCCGGGTAGGGTACAACGCGAATGAACTCTACGTGTACCTGGCAATTTTCGATCGCCACCTCTGGTACGACGATAATCCCACACCACAGACTCTGACTCAGTGGGATGCAGTGACGCTGCTGCTGGACACCTCTGGCGGCGCTGTACTTTCACCTGCTTCCTGGAAGATCGTGGCGCAGTTGTACGGCGATCCGAGTCCACAACGTCGCGCCGTCTATCGTGGCAGCGCAACAGGCTGGCAGGCGACCAGCATCTCCTTCAACGCCGTCCCAGGCTGGCGCGGCAATGCGCTGAACGATAACAGCGACACCGACCGGGGATGGGCAATGGGGTTCACCATTCCGTTCAGCAGTCTGGGGCTTTCATCCGCCCCACTTGATGGAACGTCCTGGCGTATGGCAGTGATCGTTCATGACCGCGACACGCGCGCCGGTCCGCCAATTGGGGATCAGTTCTGGCCCCCGCAGGGTTCGCTCGACTCTCCCGGTTGCTGGGGCGTGTTGAACTTCGGGTTGCCCTCGTACCAGAGCAATGTAACGCCAACCGGATCGGTGACCATCCGGCGTCCCACCGAGCGCAGTCCGCTCGTCCCGGATGCCGATGTGGGCGGGGCGATCACCAATCAGTGCCCGGGTGACGAGAACCATATCTGGAATGAGTGGGGTAATCGCAATTATGGGCGCGCCCCCGATTTCAACATCCAGAACCAGTCTGACATAGCCGACTGGCCCTGTTTTGCGAAGTATTACGTCACCTTTCCCCTCGACAGCATACCGCCCGGCAAGGTGATCGTTTCAGCCACGCTGACGCTCCATCAGTTCGGGAACTCTGGCGGGATGGATGTTGCGAAACCTTCGTGGATTCAGGTGCTGACGGCTGCGGGAGACTGGAGCGAGGATACCATTACCTGGAACAACGCGCCAATTGCCTATGAGAATGTTGGCGGAAGTTGGGTCAATCCCACCACCCTGACCGGCTGGCCTGGCACTCCGCGTACCTGGGATGTGTCGTATGCCGTGGCGCGGGCATATGCGCGGGGTGAGCCGTTGCGTCTCATTCTCTACTCCGCCGACTCGGACTATCACAGTGGAAAGTATTTCGTCTCTTCCGACACCGGCGACTGGAATATCGCAGGGCGACCGCGCCTTGACGTGCGGTGGGGCGAGGCGCGGTAG
- a CDS encoding two-component system sensor histidine kinase NtrB has protein sequence MGASVQLAIQNNLNASIRDIALNLCAATGAKACYLTLRERPGAYPRFIGAAGVHGDPPDWNDIGGAHILRQIGYGGTMVMPDCMTSAMALSLSSGGRDVGVAILLFDGEPPSVSDTMVAAARLAAQAIDASWQLAMLHDQAEQIAERTRLREIQLSRNLIRGVIDSVPMGLVLIDPTGYVLAANRALAGRFGLEPAMLVGRFYDDVLGAWSESAASRTFVERQPQRLRRTLQRPGSSDALIEIASFPLFDAAGAVYQVVEVWEDITERVALQTQLVRAEKLAAIGHLAASIAHEVGNPLQAIQGFLALFLEQCAPETPNQHFLRLAEEEIERIVRVLERLRDLYRPRADVFTNVDVNELIESVLLLTGKQLERSRIRVVRELTPNLPTIQGVADQLKQVLLNLVLNAAEAMPNGGILHVQTHRAHLASGQEAIAIAITDTGVGIPPEQLTRIFDGLHTTKERGMGLGLYTSKAIVERHLGSISVQSIPGEGTTFEIMVPIRHKESRHEATGENPGR, from the coding sequence ATGGGCGCTTCTGTACAACTGGCGATCCAGAATAACTTGAACGCAAGCATTCGTGACATTGCGCTGAACCTGTGCGCAGCGACCGGTGCAAAAGCATGCTACCTGACGTTGCGTGAACGACCCGGCGCCTATCCCCGTTTTATCGGCGCTGCCGGTGTGCACGGCGATCCTCCCGATTGGAACGACATCGGCGGCGCCCACATCCTGCGGCAGATCGGGTATGGCGGGACGATGGTCATGCCGGATTGTATGACATCGGCAATGGCGCTGTCGCTTTCTTCCGGCGGGCGCGATGTCGGTGTCGCCATTCTGCTGTTCGATGGCGAACCGCCGTCGGTATCAGATACGATGGTCGCCGCAGCGCGCCTGGCAGCGCAGGCGATCGATGCGTCATGGCAACTCGCCATGCTGCACGATCAGGCGGAGCAGATCGCCGAGCGCACCCGCCTGCGCGAGATTCAGTTGAGCCGCAACCTGATCCGTGGGGTTATCGACAGTGTGCCGATGGGACTGGTGCTGATCGATCCAACCGGGTATGTGCTGGCGGCAAACCGTGCGCTCGCAGGGCGTTTTGGGCTTGAGCCGGCGATGCTGGTCGGCAGGTTCTACGATGATGTGCTCGGAGCATGGAGTGAGTCGGCTGCATCACGCACCTTTGTTGAACGCCAACCGCAACGCCTGCGCCGCACGCTTCAGCGTCCCGGCAGCAGTGATGCGCTGATCGAGATTGCGAGTTTCCCGCTCTTCGACGCAGCCGGAGCAGTGTATCAGGTGGTCGAAGTATGGGAAGACATCACCGAGCGCGTGGCGCTGCAAACCCAACTCGTACGTGCCGAAAAACTGGCGGCGATCGGTCATCTCGCCGCCAGTATTGCGCACGAAGTCGGCAATCCGCTCCAGGCTATTCAGGGATTTCTGGCGTTGTTCCTGGAACAGTGCGCTCCCGAAACGCCCAATCAGCACTTCCTGCGCCTCGCGGAAGAAGAGATCGAACGGATCGTGCGGGTGCTGGAACGGTTGCGCGACCTGTACCGTCCGCGCGCCGATGTTTTCACGAACGTCGATGTCAATGAGTTGATCGAGAGTGTTCTGTTGCTGACCGGTAAGCAACTCGAGCGTTCGCGCATCCGGGTGGTGCGCGAACTGACCCCCAACCTCCCCACGATCCAGGGTGTCGCCGATCAACTGAAGCAGGTGCTGCTCAATCTGGTGCTGAACGCTGCAGAAGCCATGCCCAACGGCGGCATATTGCACGTGCAAACGCACCGCGCTCATCTGGCGTCGGGTCAGGAGGCAATCGCCATTGCGATCACCGATACCGGGGTTGGCATTCCGCCGGAGCAGTTGACCCGCATTTTCGATGGGTTGCATACCACGAAAGAGCGTGGCATGGGATTGGGGTTGTATACCAGCAAGGCGATTGTGGAACGTCATCTGGGGAGTATCAGCGTGCAGAGCATTCCCGGCGAGGGAACAACCTTCGAGATTATGGTACCGATCAGGCATAAGGAGAGCCGCCATGAAGCAACCGGCGAAAATCCTGGTCGTTGA